A genomic region of Bacillus sp. 2205SS5-2 contains the following coding sequences:
- a CDS encoding MFS transporter, with amino-acid sequence MRHMKKVLGDVEFTKDLTLLLLIGGIYSLSIALSNTFVNIYLWKQSGEYFDLGVYNLTVVIFQPLTFILAGRWAKKIDRVIVLRIGVIFLALFFLTVLYFGETAASNLVILGALLGIGYGFYWLAFNVLTFEITEPETRDFFNGFLGVLTSSGGMIGPILAGFIISRFTSFQGYTIVFGLSLALFSIAVLLSFFLKRRPAHGKYCFRRIYQERKKSENWRLITNAHFFQGLREGTFLFVISVFVFITTGSEFAIGTFGLVNSGIAFASYYITSRVIKKSQRKRAIFYGGLLLYASILLLVFDLSYSKLLIYAAVIAVAYPLLLVPYVSMTYDVIGKGWKAAEMRIEYIVVREIFLNAGRIVSVVAFLISVRFFDPETSLPWLLLFLGGGHFCIYFFIRKVQLV; translated from the coding sequence ATGAGGCATATGAAGAAAGTGCTAGGTGATGTGGAATTTACAAAGGATTTGACCCTCTTATTGTTAATTGGAGGAATTTACTCGTTAAGCATTGCGTTATCAAATACATTTGTCAATATTTATTTATGGAAACAGTCAGGTGAATATTTTGATCTAGGGGTATACAATCTAACAGTGGTTATTTTTCAGCCGTTAACATTCATCTTAGCTGGTAGATGGGCGAAAAAAATTGACCGGGTCATTGTTTTACGAATTGGGGTCATTTTTTTAGCATTATTTTTTTTAACGGTCTTGTACTTCGGAGAAACGGCCGCATCAAATCTCGTGATTTTAGGGGCATTATTAGGAATAGGTTACGGCTTTTATTGGCTAGCCTTTAATGTGCTAACCTTTGAAATTACGGAACCAGAGACAAGGGATTTCTTTAATGGATTTTTAGGGGTATTAACCTCGAGTGGAGGGATGATTGGACCTATTTTAGCAGGCTTCATCATTTCAAGATTTACTTCATTTCAAGGCTATACGATTGTTTTTGGTCTTTCTCTAGCCTTGTTTAGCATTGCGGTCTTGTTAAGTTTTTTCTTGAAGAGACGTCCAGCACATGGAAAATACTGCTTTCGACGTATTTATCAAGAACGAAAAAAGAGTGAAAATTGGCGTTTGATTACGAATGCTCACTTCTTTCAAGGGTTAAGAGAAGGAACCTTTCTCTTCGTTATCTCCGTGTTTGTGTTTATTACTACAGGAAGTGAATTTGCCATTGGGACATTCGGTTTGGTTAACTCTGGAATTGCATTCGCTTCCTATTACATTACCTCTCGTGTAATCAAAAAAAGTCAAAGGAAAAGAGCGATATTCTATGGGGGGTTGTTGTTATATGCGTCAATTCTCTTATTGGTTTTTGATTTAAGTTATTCCAAATTATTGATTTACGCAGCGGTCATCGCGGTTGCTTATCCATTACTACTCGTTCCTTACGTCTCAATGACATATGATGTGATCGGTAAAGGTTGGAAAGCTGCGGAAATGAGAATAGAATATATTGTTGTAAGGGAAATTTTCTTGAATGCAGGAAGAATCGTCTCAGTTGTGGCGTTTTTAATATCGGTAAGATTTTTTGATCCCGAAACTAGTTTGCCATGGCTATTACTGTTTCTGGGTGGGGGGCATTTTTGTATTTACTTCTTCATTCGAAAAGTACAGTTGGTGTAA
- a CDS encoding peptidoglycan D,D-transpeptidase FtsI family protein — translation MYTLNRKTQNKKKKTHVFGRMNILFFAVFLLFSLLVLRLGIVQIVHGEDYLREVERTEEVVISTNVPRGKMYDRNGTLVVDNTPLLAITYTKSQSTKTTDVLEVAQELAKLIEKNTDRITERDRKDYLLITEKITIEDKVPKKEQMKIEKEKNIDADKEMYQRTLDRITESELNSLNESELEILAIFREMNSGYALSPQIVKVGQGDDKSTYVTEREFAVVSEHLSSLPGINTTTDWEREYRYGDTLSSILGKITTSREGLPSENLDYYMARGYSRNDRVGKSFIELQYEDVLKGQKAKYKNITDKAGNVLETEVIQEGERGQDLILTIDMELQQAVDKIVEDELRRIKNTGLHPLVDRIFFSMMDPNTGEILAMSGKQWVTDPETNQGGIIDYAMGNFTSAHEIGSSVKGATVLSGYMNGALSPGQYLVDEPMKFKGTPGIKNSWFNTSLGSRHSMNEELALEKSSNAFMYQIALRSAGEVYRYESPLGFTPDNFETFRNYYSQFGLGVRTGIDLPGEQVGFKQLDRLSLAREPGKLLDLVIGQYDTYTPLQMLQYASTIANGGYRIAPKVVKEIREPSLAPEELGAISFESSPEVLNRLDVTENELKTVQRGFYRVYHYPQGTGRKYFKDGLTDYVAAGKTGTAEVVYFGPKKSYWGTMTENYTLIGYAPYDNPEVAVSTIVPWGNTNLPTNQKLESNKAMGKAALDKYFELKEQRSSREEQAISPPDQAESE, via the coding sequence ATGTACACGTTGAACCGTAAAACACAGAATAAGAAGAAGAAAACACATGTATTTGGGCGAATGAATATATTGTTTTTTGCCGTCTTTTTGCTTTTTTCTCTACTCGTCTTACGTTTAGGGATTGTCCAAATTGTCCATGGAGAAGATTACTTACGAGAAGTGGAACGGACGGAGGAAGTTGTCATTAGTACAAATGTTCCTCGGGGAAAAATGTATGATCGAAATGGGACGTTAGTGGTAGACAATACCCCTTTATTAGCGATTACATATACAAAAAGTCAGTCCACTAAGACAACTGATGTACTAGAAGTGGCTCAGGAACTAGCCAAGTTGATTGAAAAAAACACGGACCGCATTACTGAGCGTGATCGAAAAGATTATTTACTAATAACTGAAAAAATAACAATTGAAGATAAAGTACCCAAAAAAGAGCAAATGAAAATCGAGAAGGAAAAAAACATCGATGCGGATAAAGAGATGTATCAACGAACATTAGATCGAATTACAGAATCTGAATTAAATTCGCTAAACGAGAGTGAATTAGAGATATTGGCGATTTTTCGTGAAATGAATAGTGGCTATGCCCTATCTCCGCAAATCGTCAAAGTAGGCCAAGGTGATGACAAGTCTACCTATGTGACAGAACGTGAATTTGCCGTCGTGAGTGAGCATTTATCTTCTCTGCCGGGAATCAATACTACCACAGATTGGGAACGGGAATACAGGTATGGGGACACATTAAGCTCGATACTCGGGAAGATTACAACTTCACGTGAAGGACTTCCAAGCGAAAATTTAGATTATTATATGGCAAGAGGTTACAGCCGAAATGATCGCGTCGGAAAAAGCTTTATTGAACTGCAGTATGAAGATGTATTGAAAGGCCAGAAAGCCAAATACAAAAATATAACAGATAAAGCAGGGAATGTTTTAGAAACAGAAGTCATTCAAGAAGGTGAACGAGGGCAGGATCTTATATTAACGATTGATATGGAATTACAACAAGCCGTCGACAAGATTGTCGAGGATGAATTAAGACGGATCAAAAACACCGGACTTCACCCATTAGTGGATCGCATTTTCTTTTCAATGATGGATCCGAATACGGGTGAGATTCTAGCGATGTCTGGCAAGCAATGGGTAACTGATCCAGAAACCAACCAAGGTGGAATTATTGATTATGCGATGGGGAATTTTACATCTGCCCATGAAATTGGATCTTCGGTAAAAGGTGCAACAGTGTTAAGTGGATACATGAATGGAGCATTGTCTCCAGGGCAGTACTTAGTTGACGAGCCGATGAAGTTCAAAGGAACTCCTGGTATAAAAAATTCATGGTTTAATACATCTCTAGGTTCACGACATTCAATGAATGAGGAACTTGCGCTAGAAAAATCATCCAATGCGTTTATGTATCAAATAGCTTTAAGAAGTGCTGGGGAAGTCTATCGTTACGAGTCCCCACTAGGCTTTACCCCTGATAATTTCGAAACCTTCAGAAATTATTATAGTCAGTTTGGACTTGGTGTTAGAACAGGAATTGATCTTCCGGGGGAACAAGTGGGATTTAAACAACTGGATCGATTATCTTTAGCGAGGGAGCCGGGGAAACTACTTGACTTAGTAATCGGTCAATATGACACCTATACACCGTTGCAAATGCTACAATATGCGTCCACTATCGCAAACGGTGGATATCGCATTGCTCCAAAGGTTGTGAAGGAAATTCGGGAACCATCCCTTGCTCCTGAAGAATTAGGAGCGATTTCATTTGAAAGTTCCCCTGAAGTTTTAAACCGTTTGGATGTAACTGAAAATGAGTTAAAAACTGTTCAACGAGGGTTTTATCGAGTGTATCATTATCCACAAGGAACAGGTAGGAAATATTTCAAAGACGGTTTGACTGATTACGTTGCCGCAGGAAAAACAGGAACTGCTGAAGTGGTTTATTTTGGTCCTAAAAAATCCTATTGGGGAACAATGACGGAAAATTATACGCTGATTGGCTACGCTCCTTACGATAATCCAGAAGTAGCTGTTTCCACTATTGTTCCATGGGGAAATACCAATCTCCCTACAAATCAAAAACTTGAATCTAATAAAGCAATGGGGAAAGCCGCATTAGATAAATATTTCGAATTAAAAGAGCAACGATCAAGTAGAGAAGAGCAAGCAATATCCCCTCCAGATCAAGCTGAGTCAGAGTAG
- a CDS encoding PstS family phosphate ABC transporter substrate-binding protein, producing the protein MKSFKHFLATAAVGSALILGACGSDETENSNNGSDEKAAELQGEVNIDGSSTVYPIMEAIAEEYMVNQPKVNVTVGFSGTGGGFEKFIAGDTVISDASRPIKDKEKEALAEAGIDFTEIKIANDGLSVVINPKNDFVDYLTVDELKMIWVQDGTTKTWADIREEWPKEEIKFYSPGTDSGTFDYFNEVILEDEPMNESATLSEDDNVLVQGVTGDENAIGYFGYAYYLENKDKLKVVPIDNGEGAVEPTNGTVESGEYAPLSRPLFIYVKNSAVEEDEAVYDYVKFALDNAATLAEEVGYVRLEQSVYDDAMEAVESLR; encoded by the coding sequence ATGAAAAGCTTCAAACATTTTTTAGCGACAGCAGCAGTAGGATCAGCTCTTATCTTAGGAGCATGTGGATCTGATGAAACAGAAAATTCTAACAACGGGTCCGATGAAAAAGCAGCAGAACTACAAGGTGAAGTAAACATCGACGGTTCTTCTACAGTATATCCAATCATGGAAGCAATTGCTGAAGAATACATGGTTAATCAACCCAAAGTAAATGTAACTGTTGGATTTTCTGGAACGGGTGGCGGATTTGAAAAATTCATTGCAGGCGATACGGTAATCTCTGATGCATCGCGTCCAATCAAGGATAAAGAAAAAGAAGCTTTAGCAGAAGCGGGCATCGACTTTACAGAAATTAAAATTGCGAACGACGGTCTTTCGGTTGTTATTAACCCTAAAAATGATTTTGTAGACTACTTAACGGTAGACGAGTTGAAAATGATTTGGGTTCAAGATGGAACGACAAAAACGTGGGCGGACATTCGTGAGGAGTGGCCTAAAGAAGAAATTAAATTTTATTCTCCCGGAACAGACTCAGGTACATTTGACTATTTCAATGAAGTTATTTTAGAAGATGAGCCGATGAATGAGTCTGCTACACTATCTGAAGATGATAACGTATTAGTTCAAGGTGTAACAGGTGATGAAAATGCTATTGGATACTTTGGTTATGCGTATTATTTAGAGAATAAAGATAAATTAAAAGTAGTTCCAATCGATAATGGTGAAGGTGCAGTTGAACCGACAAACGGAACGGTTGAAAGCGGGGAATATGCCCCACTATCCCGTCCACTATTCATTTATGTAAAGAACTCAGCTGTGGAAGAAGACGAAGCTGTATATGATTACGTTAAGTTCGCATTAGATAATGCTGCAACACTTGCTGAAG